Proteins from a single region of Solidesulfovibrio fructosivorans JJ]:
- the murC gene encoding UDP-N-acetylmuramate--L-alanine ligase: MGNKVRKIHMIGIGGSGMSGIAEVLINLGYEVSGSDLAMGATVKRLAGLGANIAIGHGRENLGDADVVVKSTAVTNENPEVVAARERGIPVIPRAEMLAELMRLRNGIAVAGTHGKTTTTSLLATIFTEAGYDPTVIIGGRLNAYGAGARLGQGEYLIAEADESDGSFLCLSPIASVVTNVDADHLDHYADLAAIDDAFVDFLNGIPFYGVNVVCLDDPGVARLLPRVNRPILTYGVTSQARLRGKILETGAASRFSVTLDGKDLGEMRLAHPGRHNVLNALGAIGLSLEAGIELPVIAAALAKFGGVGRRFERKGERNGVVVVDDYGHHPAEIRATLATARTVYPDRRLVVAFQPHRFSRTKALFGDFCTCFEAADELLLTEIYPASEAPIPGVSGESLAQGIRQVSKTNVSYYRDFPAMEEALPGIVRPGDLLLTLGAGSVWQVGVHYLEAGGGA, translated from the coding sequence ATGGGCAACAAGGTCCGCAAGATTCATATGATCGGCATCGGCGGCTCGGGCATGAGCGGCATCGCCGAAGTGCTCATCAACCTCGGCTACGAGGTCTCGGGCTCGGATCTGGCCATGGGCGCGACAGTCAAGCGCCTGGCCGGCCTCGGGGCCAACATCGCCATCGGCCATGGCCGGGAAAACCTCGGCGACGCCGACGTGGTGGTCAAATCCACGGCCGTCACCAATGAAAACCCCGAGGTGGTCGCGGCCCGCGAACGCGGCATCCCGGTCATCCCCAGGGCCGAAATGCTGGCCGAACTCATGCGGCTGCGAAACGGCATCGCCGTGGCCGGCACCCACGGCAAGACCACCACCACCTCGCTTTTGGCCACCATCTTCACCGAGGCCGGCTACGACCCCACCGTCATTATCGGCGGCCGCTTAAACGCCTACGGGGCCGGGGCGCGTCTGGGACAGGGCGAATACCTCATCGCCGAGGCCGACGAGTCCGACGGCTCGTTTCTGTGCCTGTCGCCCATCGCCTCGGTGGTGACCAATGTCGACGCCGACCACCTGGACCACTACGCCGACCTTGCCGCCATCGACGACGCCTTTGTGGATTTTTTAAACGGCATTCCCTTTTACGGGGTCAACGTGGTTTGCCTCGACGATCCGGGGGTGGCCAGGCTGTTGCCCCGGGTCAATCGCCCCATCCTCACCTACGGCGTCACGTCCCAGGCCCGGCTGCGGGGAAAGATTCTCGAAACCGGGGCCGCCAGCCGCTTCTCCGTGACCTTGGACGGCAAGGACCTGGGCGAAATGCGTCTGGCCCATCCCGGCCGCCACAATGTGCTCAACGCCCTGGGGGCCATCGGCCTGTCCCTGGAGGCCGGCATCGAATTGCCGGTCATCGCCGCCGCCCTGGCCAAATTCGGCGGGGTGGGGCGGCGTTTCGAACGCAAGGGCGAACGGAACGGCGTGGTGGTGGTGGACGACTACGGCCACCATCCGGCCGAGATCAGGGCCACCCTGGCCACGGCCAGGACCGTGTATCCGGACCGCCGGCTGGTGGTGGCCTTCCAGCCCCATCGGTTTTCGCGCACCAAGGCGCTCTTCGGCGATTTCTGCACCTGTTTCGAGGCGGCCGACGAGCTGCTTTTGACCGAGATTTATCCGGCCTCCGAAGCGCCCATCCCGGGAGTGAGCGGCGAAAGCCTGGCCCAGGGCATAAGGCAGGTGAGCAAGACCAATGTTTCGTATTACCGCGATTTTCCGGCCATGGAAGAAGCCCTGCCCGGCATCGTGCGCCCCGGCGACCTGTTGTTGACGCTCGGGGCCGGCAGCGTGTGGCAGGTGGGCGTCCATTATCTGGAGGCGGGTGGTGGCGCTTGA
- a CDS encoding UDP-N-acetylmuramate dehydrogenase — protein sequence MLAARTTLRLGGRALAEVVLTDMEDARDLSETLGRLGGRPLVLGGGSNILAADGELPLTVVSPNLRGEPETLRERFAGKVRVRVLAGVKLQRLVAWLATQGLSGLRGLIGVPGTVGGAVVGNAGSYGDAMGGVLARVCLWTPETGAAWLDREAFSTAYRRFSPKGVVGFYLVLAAEIDCEPREPVAIRQEMVACLSKKKASQPITAATAGCVFKNPPGAPAWKLLTEAGFKGKRLGDMAFSEKHANFMINCGKGTGGEALSLLQAAREAVLAQSGYELEPEVRIVP from the coding sequence ATGCTTGCGGCCCGCACCACATTGCGCCTGGGCGGTCGCGCCCTGGCCGAGGTCGTTTTGACCGATATGGAAGACGCGCGGGACCTGTCCGAGACGCTGGGCCGGCTGGGCGGCAGGCCGCTCGTCCTTGGCGGCGGCAGCAACATTTTGGCCGCCGACGGCGAGTTGCCGTTGACCGTGGTCTCGCCCAACCTTCGCGGCGAGCCCGAAACCTTGCGCGAGCGGTTCGCGGGCAAGGTCCGGGTGCGGGTCCTGGCCGGGGTGAAGCTCCAGCGTCTGGTGGCTTGGCTGGCCACGCAGGGGCTTTCGGGACTTCGCGGGCTCATCGGCGTGCCCGGCACCGTGGGCGGGGCCGTGGTCGGCAATGCCGGTTCCTACGGCGACGCCATGGGCGGCGTGCTGGCCCGGGTGTGCCTGTGGACGCCGGAGACGGGCGCGGCCTGGCTGGATCGGGAGGCCTTTTCCACGGCTTACCGCCGGTTTTCGCCCAAGGGCGTGGTCGGATTCTACCTGGTGCTGGCGGCGGAGATCGACTGCGAGCCGCGCGAACCCGTCGCAATCCGCCAGGAGATGGTGGCCTGCCTGTCCAAGAAAAAGGCCAGCCAGCCCATCACCGCCGCCACGGCCGGCTGCGTGTTCAAGAATCCGCCCGGGGCCCCGGCCTGGAAGCTTTTGACGGAAGCGGGGTTTAAGGGAAAGCGGCTCGGCGATATGGCTTTTTCGGAAAAGCACGCGAATTTTATGATTAATTGCGGCAAAGGAACAGGGGGGGAAGCGCTTTCGTTGCTCCAGGCGGCCCGGGAGGCCGTTTTGGCGCAAAGCGGCTATGAACTGGAACCGGAAGTGAGGATCGTGCCATGA
- the ftsA gene encoding cell division protein FtsA translates to MARSELIVGLDIGTTKICVVVGELSPEGVDVVGIGTSPSTGLRKGVVVNIEQTVQSIKKALEEAELMAGCEIRSVYAGIAGSRIKGFNSHGVIAVKGGEVGPRDIERVIDAAKAVAIPLDREVIHILPQEFIVDDQRGIADPLGMAGVRLEVRVHIVTGAVTSAQNIIRSCHRAGLDVSDIVLESLASSKAVLTNEEREIGVALVDLGGGTTDLAIFASDSIKHTAVLALGGTNLTNDIAFGLRTPMASAEKIKIKYGCALAEMVPKDEVIEVMSVGGREPRRLSRQVLAEICEPRVEEMLALVDQELIRSGMKSQVGAGVVLTGGTALIEGIQELGEQIFNLPTRIGYPDKVGGLKDVVNSPMYATAVGLLMYGAEKEGVEQRFRIRDENVFNRILGRMRKWFVDVK, encoded by the coding sequence ATGGCCAGGTCGGAACTTATTGTCGGGCTCGATATCGGCACCACCAAGATTTGTGTGGTCGTCGGCGAACTCTCGCCCGAAGGCGTGGATGTGGTGGGTATCGGCACGAGCCCGTCCACAGGGCTGCGCAAGGGCGTGGTGGTCAATATCGAGCAGACCGTACAGTCCATCAAAAAGGCCCTGGAAGAGGCCGAACTCATGGCGGGTTGCGAAATCCGCTCGGTTTACGCCGGCATCGCCGGCAGTCGCATCAAGGGGTTCAACAGTCACGGGGTCATCGCCGTCAAGGGCGGTGAAGTCGGTCCCCGGGATATTGAACGGGTCATAGACGCGGCCAAGGCCGTGGCCATCCCGCTGGACCGGGAGGTCATCCACATCCTGCCGCAGGAATTTATCGTCGACGACCAGCGCGGCATCGCCGATCCGCTCGGCATGGCCGGCGTGCGCCTGGAAGTGCGGGTGCACATCGTCACCGGGGCCGTCACCAGCGCCCAGAACATCATCCGCTCGTGCCACCGGGCCGGCCTCGACGTTTCGGACATCGTGCTCGAGTCCCTGGCCTCGTCCAAGGCGGTCCTCACCAACGAGGAGCGCGAAATCGGCGTCGCCCTGGTCGACCTTGGCGGCGGCACCACGGACCTGGCCATCTTCGCCAGCGATTCCATCAAGCACACCGCCGTGCTGGCCCTTGGCGGCACCAACCTGACCAACGACATCGCCTTCGGCCTGCGCACGCCCATGGCCTCGGCCGAGAAGATCAAGATCAAGTACGGCTGCGCCCTGGCCGAGATGGTGCCCAAGGACGAGGTCATCGAAGTCATGAGCGTCGGGGGGAGGGAGCCCCGCCGGCTTTCGCGACAGGTATTGGCCGAAATCTGCGAGCCCCGCGTGGAGGAGATGCTGGCCCTGGTGGACCAGGAGCTCATCCGCTCGGGCATGAAGAGCCAGGTCGGCGCGGGCGTGGTCCTGACCGGCGGCACGGCGCTGATCGAAGGCATCCAGGAGCTTGGGGAACAGATCTTCAACCTGCCCACGCGTATCGGCTATCCCGACAAGGTCGGGGGCCTGAAGGACGTGGTCAACAGCCCCATGTACGCCACGGCGGTGGGGCTCCTCATGTACGGCGCGGAAAAGGAAGGCGTGGAACAGCGCTTCCGCATTCGTGACGAAAATGTGTTCAACCGCATTCTGGGGAGGATGCGGAAATGGTTCGTGGACGTAAAGTAG
- a CDS encoding cell division protein FtsQ/DivIB, giving the protein MNVRVGALSGLGGSSSAKRRRNGYSGYAPRVTVKSRVVKSKGNRNRNYSRGECSLHMPKMSLGGMGRFCTRLVSMAVMAVLVLAVSVGLLAGYRWLTTVNYFALQHVSVTGCSRLSEEHIRDVAGLTPGVNVLSLSMDRMRTDLVREPWIDAVSVKRVLPGTILVDVKEKSPSYLVQYQGTLYYADEGGRIIDKVEPGQFVSLPQIEVEAGMEKHLPLLADLRHAVAEHQVPFDFGQIAWLRLSWGRGLEIRLLDPGILLCLGSKQWDRNLSRMNLVWTDLRRRGELGSVGQITAEGDKVWVEKRGNSGDAPQG; this is encoded by the coding sequence ATGAACGTCAGGGTAGGAGCGCTGTCGGGACTTGGGGGAAGCTCGTCGGCAAAGCGCCGCCGCAACGGTTATTCGGGTTATGCGCCGCGGGTGACGGTCAAAAGCCGCGTGGTGAAGTCCAAGGGTAACCGCAACCGCAACTATTCGCGCGGCGAATGCTCGCTGCACATGCCCAAGATGAGTCTTGGCGGCATGGGCAGGTTTTGCACCCGGCTTGTCTCCATGGCCGTCATGGCGGTGCTGGTTTTGGCCGTGAGCGTCGGCCTGCTTGCCGGCTACCGCTGGCTGACCACGGTCAACTACTTCGCCCTGCAGCACGTCTCCGTCACTGGTTGTTCGCGCCTGTCCGAGGAGCATATCCGCGATGTGGCCGGGCTCACCCCCGGTGTCAATGTGCTGTCGCTGTCCATGGACAGGATGCGGACCGATCTGGTCCGGGAGCCCTGGATCGACGCCGTGAGTGTGAAACGGGTGCTACCCGGCACGATTCTGGTGGATGTGAAGGAAAAAAGCCCTTCCTATCTTGTGCAGTATCAAGGAACGCTCTATTACGCCGACGAAGGTGGACGCATCATCGACAAGGTTGAGCCGGGGCAATTCGTTTCGTTGCCCCAGATCGAGGTCGAAGCCGGTATGGAGAAGCATCTGCCGCTTCTGGCCGACCTGCGCCACGCCGTGGCCGAGCATCAGGTGCCGTTCGACTTCGGGCAGATCGCCTGGTTGCGCCTGAGCTGGGGCAGGGGACTGGAAATTCGTTTGTTGGACCCGGGGATTCTTCTGTGCCTGGGTTCCAAGCAATGGGACCGCAATCTTTCCCGGATGAATCTGGTTTGGACCGACTTGCGCCGGCGGGGGGAGCTGGGCTCTGTCGGACAGATCACGGCCGAGGGAGACAAGGTCTGGGTGGAAAAACGCGGCAATTCGGGGGATGCGCCGCAAGGCTAG
- the ftsW gene encoding putative lipid II flippase FtsW: protein MSKLRVATAANPKSGAFDLWLLGAALMLAGLGLVMVFSSSGVMAERLNGNRYYFFQRQALFALVSFGLMCIFAYMPRKVLHGPVYLWLFAIIFLLILTLVPPFSVRAGGARRWMHLGPATLQPMELAKVVLVMYLAYFFSQKQQMVRSFSVGFIPPVIVTGFLGLILLLQPDFGGAVFLGMLFFLMSLVGGTRLTYLAVSMVFGLGAMGLLIASSPYRFKRWFAFLDPFKDPQNVGYQLVQSFYAFGSGGITGVGFGAGKQKLFYLPEAHNDFIMAVLGEELGFIGISIVFICIGILLWRAFKVALAQDDLRDRFTAYGMTLVLALGFVLNLAVVLGCVPPKGVAMPFLSYGGSNLLACFICVGILLNLSRSART, encoded by the coding sequence ATGAGCAAGCTGCGGGTGGCGACAGCCGCGAATCCCAAGTCCGGCGCCTTCGACCTGTGGCTTCTGGGCGCGGCGCTCATGCTCGCGGGCCTGGGGCTGGTCATGGTCTTTTCCTCCAGCGGCGTCATGGCCGAGCGCTTAAACGGCAATCGCTACTACTTTTTCCAGCGTCAGGCGCTTTTCGCCCTGGTCAGCTTCGGGCTCATGTGCATCTTCGCCTACATGCCGCGCAAGGTGCTCCACGGCCCGGTCTACCTCTGGCTTTTTGCCATCATCTTTCTGCTCATCCTGACGCTGGTGCCGCCTTTTTCGGTCCGGGCCGGCGGCGCGCGCCGCTGGATGCACCTGGGGCCGGCCACCTTGCAGCCCATGGAGCTGGCCAAGGTGGTCCTGGTCATGTACCTGGCCTACTTTTTCAGCCAGAAGCAGCAGATGGTGCGCTCTTTCTCGGTCGGCTTCATTCCGCCGGTCATCGTCACCGGCTTTCTCGGGCTCATCCTGCTGCTCCAGCCCGACTTCGGCGGCGCGGTCTTTTTGGGCATGCTCTTTTTCCTCATGAGCCTCGTCGGCGGCACGCGCCTGACCTATCTCGCCGTGTCCATGGTGTTCGGCCTCGGGGCCATGGGGCTGCTCATCGCCTCTTCGCCCTACCGCTTCAAACGCTGGTTCGCCTTTCTCGATCCCTTCAAGGACCCGCAAAACGTGGGCTACCAGCTCGTGCAGTCCTTTTACGCCTTCGGCTCGGGCGGCATCACGGGCGTGGGCTTCGGGGCCGGCAAGCAGAAGCTCTTCTACCTGCCCGAGGCCCACAACGACTTCATCATGGCCGTGCTCGGCGAGGAGCTGGGCTTTATCGGCATCTCCATCGTGTTCATCTGCATCGGCATCCTGCTCTGGCGCGCCTTCAAGGTGGCCCTGGCCCAGGACGATCTGCGCGACCGGTTCACGGCCTACGGCATGACCCTGGTCCTGGCTCTGGGGTTTGTCCTCAACCTGGCCGTGGTGCTTGGCTGCGTGCCGCCCAAGGGCGTGGCCATGCCCTTTTTGAGCTACGGCGGCAGCAACCTGCTGGCCTGTTTCATATGCGTCGGCATTCTGCTCAACCTTTCCCGGAGCGCCCGGACATGA
- the murG gene encoding undecaprenyldiphospho-muramoylpentapeptide beta-N-acetylglucosaminyltransferase, which yields MTRIVLTTGGTGGHIFPALAVAEALRAARPDADILFVGGAGPEGRLATQAGLSFVGLPAKGVFGRGLRALAAPVWMGRALCMAMRVLRQWRPDVVAGFGGYAGFVPVAAAKLLGLPTVIHEQNSVPGMTNKILGRFVDTVCITYPDEGRVFPPQKTKLLGNPIRGGIAAGGKTPGDGEGRHLLVLGGSQGARAVNDAVCDILPRLLDAGISVRLQAGRADFDRIGARVAAILADRSQAEGRGGVVIENFIEDMAEAYAWADLVLARAGATTLAEVTAAGKPSLLIPFPFATHDHQSVNAAFLAKAGAAAVLAQKDLPGHDLAAEVTGLLGDPDRLARMGAAASAAAMPDAAERIAGVLLELAGRKGGAK from the coding sequence ATGACACGCATCGTGCTGACTACCGGCGGCACCGGGGGCCATATTTTTCCGGCCCTGGCCGTGGCCGAGGCTCTTCGGGCCGCAAGGCCCGACGCCGATATTCTTTTTGTCGGCGGCGCGGGCCCGGAAGGACGGCTGGCCACCCAGGCGGGGCTCTCGTTTGTCGGGCTGCCGGCCAAGGGCGTTTTCGGCCGGGGGCTTCGCGCCCTGGCCGCGCCGGTGTGGATGGGCAGGGCGCTTTGCATGGCCATGCGGGTGCTGCGCCAGTGGCGGCCGGACGTGGTGGCGGGCTTTGGCGGCTACGCCGGGTTCGTGCCCGTGGCGGCGGCGAAGCTGCTCGGCCTGCCCACGGTCATTCACGAGCAAAACAGCGTCCCGGGCATGACCAACAAGATTCTCGGCCGCTTCGTCGACACGGTCTGCATCACCTATCCGGACGAAGGGCGGGTGTTTCCGCCGCAAAAGACGAAGCTTCTCGGCAATCCCATCCGGGGCGGCATTGCCGCCGGCGGAAAAACGCCGGGGGACGGGGAAGGGCGGCATCTGCTGGTCCTTGGCGGCAGCCAGGGGGCCAGGGCCGTAAACGACGCCGTGTGCGACATCCTGCCGCGTTTGCTTGACGCCGGCATATCCGTGCGCCTGCAGGCCGGCCGGGCCGACTTCGACCGGATCGGCGCGCGCGTGGCCGCCATCCTGGCCGACCGTTCCCAGGCGGAAGGGCGCGGCGGCGTGGTCATCGAAAATTTCATCGAGGACATGGCCGAGGCCTACGCCTGGGCCGATCTGGTCCTGGCCCGGGCCGGGGCCACCACCCTGGCCGAGGTCACGGCAGCGGGAAAACCGTCCCTGCTCATTCCCTTTCCCTTTGCCACCCATGACCACCAGTCGGTCAACGCCGCGTTTCTGGCCAAGGCCGGCGCGGCCGCGGTCCTTGCCCAAAAGGACCTCCCCGGCCACGACCTGGCGGCGGAGGTGACCGGGCTGCTCGGCGATCCGGACCGGCTTGCCCGCATGGGCGCGGCCGCCTCGGCCGCCGCCATGCCGGACGCGGCCGAACGCATCGCCGGCGTGCTCCTCGAACTGGCCGGGCGCAAGGGAGGCGCCAAATGA